The following proteins come from a genomic window of Micromonospora echinofusca:
- a CDS encoding class F sortase has translation MSWRRPGWAVTVIVLLATTGLGLIAAGVATIPPRPPRPEAADAPTRARSAPAVPPLHRAEPVDVRIPAIDVRARIVPVGADAEGRLEVPPLDRPALAGWYRHGVSPGESGNAVIVGHVDSAAGPAVFFDLGRLRAGDTVRVTRADASVATFAVDGVGSYPKDRFPTDLVYGPSDATGLRLITCGGRFDRDTGSYVDNVVVFATRVP, from the coding sequence GTGTCCTGGCGCAGGCCCGGCTGGGCGGTCACGGTCATCGTCCTGCTCGCCACGACGGGGCTCGGCCTGATCGCCGCCGGGGTGGCGACGATCCCGCCCCGCCCGCCCCGGCCGGAGGCCGCCGACGCCCCCACCCGGGCCCGCTCCGCGCCTGCGGTGCCGCCGCTGCACCGGGCCGAGCCGGTGGACGTGCGGATCCCGGCCATCGACGTACGGGCGCGGATCGTCCCGGTGGGCGCCGACGCCGAGGGACGCCTGGAGGTGCCGCCGCTGGACCGGCCCGCCCTGGCCGGCTGGTACCGCCACGGCGTCAGCCCCGGCGAGAGCGGCAACGCCGTGATCGTCGGGCACGTCGACTCCGCCGCCGGCCCGGCCGTCTTCTTCGACCTCGGCCGGCTGCGGGCCGGCGACACCGTACGGGTCACCCGCGCCGACGCCAGCGTCGCCACGTTCGCCGTCGACGGCGTCGGGTCGTACCCGAAGGACCGCTTCCCCACCGACCTGGTCTACGGGCCCAGCGACGCCACCGGCCTGCGGCTGATCACCTGCGGCGGCCGGTTCGACCGGGACACCGGCAGCTACGTCGACAACGTCGTCGTGTTCGCCACCCGGGTGCCGTGA